One part of the Anopheles merus strain MAF chromosome 3L, AmerM5.1, whole genome shotgun sequence genome encodes these proteins:
- the LOC121599594 gene encoding cyclin-dependent kinase inhibitor 1C-like: protein MWKLIRLLQPLPDRSDLQDSFPVTYTRTVPVPVPAPCPAHFPVPVPHPNAVPHPAVESAPVPTLSIT, encoded by the exons ATGTGGAAGCTAATCCGGTTGCTTCAACCTTTGCCAGATCGTTCAGACCTCCAGGATTCATTTCCGGTCACCTACACGAG AACCGTGCCTGTACCAGTGCCCGCTCCTTGTCCGGCTCATTTTCCTGTACCGGTACCACATCCAAACGCTGTGCCCCATCCGGCGGTTGAATCGGCGCCTGTCCCAACGCTTTCCATCacataa